One segment of Streptosporangium brasiliense DNA contains the following:
- a CDS encoding DEAD/DEAH box helicase, with amino-acid sequence MPDWKPVTPPSSSSLRAGSALTHLLGVPARRERVTHVEHVPARQAGQAHWPEWVHESLVTRWANHGISGLWPHQAEAAELAHRGQNVIIATGTASGKSLSYLVPALSAVLDGGTILYLTPTKALAADQLRALNELDLPELRAATFDGDTSFEERAWVRKHANYLLTNPDMLHRTLLPRHANWSAFWRRLRMVVVDECHGYRGVFGSHVAQILRRLRRICTRYGSRPTFVLSSATASEPGTFAMRLTGLQMAEVTTDASPRGATTFALWEPPLTDLRGEGGAPLRRPATAESADLLADLVIADIRTLAFVRSRRAAESVALTTRAKLQDLVVDVGAPKDLPDKVAAYRAGYLAEDRRGLEKAFRSGDLLGLATTNALELGVDVSGLDAVLIAGWPGTRASLWQQAGRAGRAGQDALAVLIARDDPLDTYLVHHPEALFGRPVEAIVLDPDNPYVLGPHLCAAAAEIPLTRDDLETFGPATKEVLAGLVTDGLLRERATGWFWTSRERATDLADIRGAGGAPVQVVEASTGRLLGTVDEPSAHTTVHTGAVYVHQGETYLVVELDLESGVALVEAGATDYTTFARDVTEISVLESLRSHPLGPGELHFGSVEVTRQVVSYLKRRAQSGELLGDEPLDLPPRTLRTRAVWWTLPTSAVVPLAEDGLDLGGAAHAAEHAAIGLLPLFATCDRWDIGGVSTELHPDTGLLTVFVYDGHEGGAGFAERGYARALDWLTATREAIASCECERGCPSCIQSPKCGNGNEPLDKAGALRLLAVLLSADPQET; translated from the coding sequence ATGCCAGACTGGAAACCAGTGACTCCGCCCTCATCCTCCTCGCTCCGAGCGGGCTCCGCGCTCACCCACCTGCTCGGCGTCCCCGCACGTCGTGAACGCGTGACCCACGTGGAGCATGTTCCAGCACGTCAAGCAGGTCAAGCCCACTGGCCGGAGTGGGTCCACGAGAGTCTGGTTACGCGCTGGGCGAACCACGGTATTTCTGGCCTGTGGCCGCATCAAGCCGAGGCCGCTGAACTGGCGCATCGTGGTCAAAACGTGATCATTGCCACAGGCACCGCCTCGGGCAAATCCCTCTCCTACCTGGTCCCGGCGCTCTCCGCGGTGCTCGACGGCGGCACGATCCTTTACCTCACGCCTACCAAGGCACTGGCCGCCGACCAGCTCCGCGCCCTGAACGAGCTCGACCTCCCCGAGCTCCGCGCCGCCACCTTCGACGGCGACACCTCCTTCGAGGAACGGGCCTGGGTCCGCAAGCACGCCAACTACCTCCTGACCAACCCGGACATGCTCCACCGCACCCTGCTGCCCCGCCACGCCAACTGGTCGGCCTTCTGGCGGCGGCTGCGGATGGTCGTGGTGGACGAATGCCACGGCTACCGGGGCGTGTTCGGCTCCCACGTGGCCCAGATCCTGCGCCGCCTGCGCCGGATCTGCACGCGGTACGGCTCCCGCCCCACCTTCGTGCTCTCCTCGGCCACGGCCAGCGAGCCCGGGACCTTCGCGATGCGCCTGACGGGCCTCCAGATGGCCGAGGTGACCACCGACGCCTCCCCCCGGGGCGCGACCACCTTCGCCCTGTGGGAGCCTCCCCTGACTGATCTACGCGGTGAGGGCGGCGCCCCCCTCCGCCGTCCCGCCACCGCCGAGAGCGCCGACCTCCTCGCGGACCTGGTGATCGCCGACATCCGCACCCTGGCCTTCGTCCGCTCCCGGCGCGCCGCCGAATCCGTGGCCCTCACCACCCGGGCGAAGCTCCAGGACCTCGTGGTCGACGTGGGGGCGCCGAAGGACCTGCCGGACAAGGTCGCCGCCTACCGGGCCGGATACCTGGCCGAGGACCGCCGGGGGCTGGAGAAGGCGTTCCGGTCGGGAGACCTGCTCGGGCTGGCGACCACCAACGCGCTGGAACTCGGCGTCGACGTGTCCGGGCTCGACGCCGTCCTCATCGCGGGCTGGCCGGGCACCCGGGCGTCGCTCTGGCAGCAGGCCGGACGGGCCGGGCGGGCCGGACAGGACGCCCTGGCGGTGCTGATCGCCAGGGACGACCCGCTGGACACCTACCTGGTCCACCACCCCGAGGCGCTGTTCGGCCGGCCCGTCGAGGCGATCGTGCTCGACCCCGACAACCCCTACGTGCTGGGGCCCCACCTGTGCGCCGCCGCCGCCGAGATCCCGCTCACCCGCGACGACCTGGAGACCTTCGGCCCGGCCACCAAGGAGGTGCTCGCCGGCCTGGTCACCGACGGCCTGCTCAGGGAGCGCGCCACGGGCTGGTTCTGGACCAGCCGCGAACGGGCCACCGACCTCGCCGACATCCGCGGCGCGGGCGGCGCGCCGGTCCAGGTCGTGGAGGCGTCCACCGGGCGGCTGCTCGGCACCGTGGACGAACCCTCGGCCCACACGACCGTGCACACCGGCGCCGTCTACGTCCACCAGGGAGAGACGTATCTGGTCGTCGAGCTCGACCTGGAGTCGGGGGTCGCCCTCGTCGAGGCCGGGGCCACCGACTACACGACCTTCGCCAGGGACGTCACCGAGATCTCGGTGCTGGAGTCGCTCCGCTCGCACCCGCTCGGCCCGGGAGAGCTCCACTTCGGCTCGGTGGAGGTGACCCGCCAGGTCGTGTCCTATCTCAAGCGCCGCGCGCAGAGCGGCGAGCTCCTCGGCGACGAGCCCCTCGACCTGCCCCCGCGCACGCTGCGCACCCGGGCGGTGTGGTGGACGCTGCCCACCTCCGCGGTCGTCCCCCTCGCCGAGGACGGCCTCGACCTGGGCGGGGCCGCGCACGCGGCCGAGCACGCCGCCATCGGCCTGCTCCCGCTCTTCGCCACCTGTGACCGCTGGGACATCGGCGGGGTCTCCACCGAGCTCCACCCTGACACCGGGCTGCTGACCGTCTTCGTCTACGACGGCCACGAAGGCGGCGCGGGCTTCGCCGAACGCGGCTACGCCCGCGCCCTCGACTGGCTCACGGCCACCCGGGAGGCCATCGCCTCCTGCGAGTGCGAACGCGGCTGTCCCTCCTGCATCCAGTCGCCCAAGTGCGGCAACGGCAACGAGCCCCTGGACAAGGCGGGAGCCCTCCGGCTCCTGGCCGTCCTGCTCTCCGCCGACCCACAGGAAACGTGA